From Candidatus Neomarinimicrobiota bacterium, the proteins below share one genomic window:
- a CDS encoding PhoH family protein, which produces MSASQKKTFILDTNVILHDSTCIQNFQEHDVVIPIVVLEELDNFKRGNQIINLNAREFTRFLDNITGSQIFKAGIPLGDKRGKVRITMTRELHPVLRAVFKEDSADHRILSTALEIQEVQTSRRNAVVLISKDVNLRMKAKALGLHAEDYTTDRIASVDELYTGKELIIGYPGDEIDKLYKPPYEIPPDNMKKYSTEAPVPNKYFILKTENHSVLAHYHAGKDLVQRVDKVHAYGVNPRNAEQTFAIHALLNDEIPLVTMTGKAGTGKTLLALASALECKRSYRQIYLARPIIPLSNRDLGFLPGDVKSKLDPYMQPLWDNLKVIQNQFDDKDKRNEKIKELLELEKLIITPLPYIRGRSLQKIYFIIDEAQNLTPHEIKTIITRAGEGTKLVFTGDIYQIDHPYLDSQSNGLSFLIDRMKGQPLYSHINLEKGERSELAELASNLL; this is translated from the coding sequence ATGTCCGCATCCCAAAAGAAAACTTTTATCCTCGACACGAATGTTATCCTCCATGATTCCACCTGTATCCAGAATTTTCAGGAGCACGATGTGGTTATCCCGATTGTGGTACTGGAAGAGCTGGACAATTTTAAACGGGGGAATCAGATCATTAATCTGAATGCCCGGGAATTTACCCGATTTCTGGACAATATCACCGGTTCACAGATTTTTAAAGCGGGTATTCCTCTTGGAGACAAACGGGGGAAGGTCCGGATCACAATGACCCGTGAGCTTCATCCGGTCCTCCGGGCCGTTTTTAAGGAGGATAGCGCCGATCACAGGATTTTGAGCACAGCCCTGGAAATTCAGGAGGTTCAAACATCCCGCCGGAATGCCGTGGTCCTGATTAGTAAGGATGTTAATTTGCGCATGAAAGCCAAAGCTCTTGGACTCCATGCCGAAGATTATACAACGGACCGGATTGCCAGTGTAGACGAATTATATACCGGGAAGGAATTGATTATCGGGTATCCCGGGGATGAGATAGATAAACTATACAAACCACCCTACGAAATTCCTCCTGATAATATGAAAAAATATTCCACCGAAGCACCAGTCCCGAATAAATATTTTATCCTTAAGACGGAAAACCACAGCGTTCTGGCCCATTATCATGCCGGAAAAGATCTTGTGCAACGGGTTGATAAGGTCCATGCGTATGGTGTGAACCCCCGGAATGCAGAGCAAACCTTTGCCATCCATGCCCTGTTGAATGATGAAATCCCTTTGGTGACGATGACGGGAAAGGCGGGAACGGGGAAGACCCTGCTGGCCCTGGCATCCGCTCTGGAATGTAAAAGAAGTTATCGCCAGATTTACCTGGCACGTCCTATTATCCCCCTGAGTAACCGGGACCTTGGGTTTCTGCCGGGAGATGTGAAAAGCAAGCTGGATCCCTATATGCAACCTCTCTGGGATAATTTAAAAGTGATTCAGAATCAGTTTGACGACAAAGATAAACGGAATGAGAAGATCAAGGAACTGCTGGAACTGGAAAAATTGATCATTACACCACTGCCCTATATCCGGGGACGGAGCCTGCAAAAAATCTATTTTATCATAGATGAAGCCCAGAACCTGACTCCCCATGAGATTAAAACCATCATTACCCGGGCCGGAGAAGGAACCAAACTGGTGTTTACGGGAGATATTTATCAAATAGATCATCCGTACCTGGACAGTCAAAGTAACGGACTCAGTTTTCTCATTGACCGGATGAAGGGACAACCACTCTATTCACATATTAACCTGGAAAAAGGTGAACGGTCAGAACTGGCCGAGCTTGCTTCCAATCTGCTATAA
- a CDS encoding phosphodiester glycosidase family protein: MQEKQIRGYTKNKDSNMKRLITLVGIIGLLATLNGQIRFETHETTQFGPGMVYKRIVAPKVPWSLDVVEIDLTHPNISIETAKANDQISGYETTSSMAARKSYEGHQVLAAVNGDFYGSGGIPINPQVAEGQIVRAHTTPRSNLAVTENNKPFISIIQFSGSVIKDTLINPVHRANDFRNTDEMVFYNSFYGSSTATNEWGTEIRVELAEGCRWAVNDTLIVVAREKRMNVGSMGIPKGEGVLSGHGTSKAWLENHVSVGDTLQLVLNMTPGLPNVTALMGAFPRIVKDGQNYAVQGYTEEGGPSHAPDRHPRTAGGFSEDSTKLYLVTVDGRATHSIGMNLTQLADFLIQELGVYQAVNFDGGGSTTMIVRGQIMNTPSDASERTVANSIQVVSSNEPDSILHAIQIQPDYFRLFRGNVRELKTTGWSKNYDLLPLDVDLLEYSVDPNLGSIDENNRFIAEGVADSGYLYVSYLSLKDSAYIYLKSLDYIVLNPDNIVTDNTYPVQLITRAIDTDGMIQDIPINDYTFTSLNPEIGSVDSVGVFRGLAEGFCQVVAIYGSLSDTVTIEVQIGSGRHVLDDFSSVNNWTLDGLVINKESCRISWDNTQGTSEDGCMKVDYAFTASNTERSYLYLKKSIPIYAVPKAIEADFRSDGYRHRIYFVVSDDNGEYFRTYVPGDQKDSTQFVTVQGLTENFGPLEAGFSFNYPIQFEEIHIRLGISEGIGVVNAGSLYFDDLRILYPDYVHTIPLDEKNIPEAFTLSQNYPNPFNPNTHIHYTLPEKGHVSLILYDIRGHEIARLIDSEQGAGSYDYELNISALNKSLSSGIYIYRLTSGSHQISRKLLLLK, translated from the coding sequence ATGCAGGAGAAGCAAATCAGAGGTTATACGAAAAATAAGGATTCAAACATGAAAAGATTGATAACGCTGGTTGGTATAATCGGTTTGTTGGCAACATTGAATGGACAAATCCGGTTTGAAACTCACGAAACCACACAATTCGGACCGGGTATGGTATATAAACGCATCGTCGCTCCAAAAGTCCCTTGGAGTCTGGATGTGGTTGAAATCGACCTGACACATCCGAATATCTCTATTGAAACAGCTAAAGCCAATGATCAAATCAGCGGATACGAAACAACCAGCTCCATGGCGGCTCGGAAAAGCTATGAGGGACATCAGGTTTTGGCTGCTGTCAATGGGGATTTCTACGGTTCAGGAGGCATTCCCATTAATCCGCAGGTCGCTGAGGGACAAATCGTCCGTGCTCACACGACTCCCCGGAGCAATCTTGCCGTCACAGAAAATAATAAACCCTTTATCAGCATTATTCAGTTTTCCGGAAGTGTGATCAAAGATACCCTCATAAATCCTGTACACAGGGCAAATGATTTCCGGAATACTGATGAAATGGTTTTTTATAACAGCTTTTACGGTTCCAGTACCGCCACCAATGAATGGGGAACAGAAATTCGGGTTGAACTGGCGGAAGGATGCCGCTGGGCTGTCAATGACACCCTGATTGTTGTAGCCCGTGAAAAACGCATGAATGTGGGGAGTATGGGCATCCCGAAAGGCGAAGGGGTGCTGTCCGGTCACGGGACATCCAAAGCCTGGCTGGAAAACCATGTCTCAGTGGGAGACACCCTTCAACTTGTGTTAAATATGACACCAGGTCTGCCCAATGTCACGGCCCTCATGGGTGCTTTTCCCCGGATTGTAAAAGACGGACAAAATTATGCCGTACAGGGCTATACTGAAGAGGGAGGCCCCAGTCATGCACCGGACCGGCATCCCCGGACAGCCGGAGGATTTTCGGAAGATAGTACAAAGCTCTATCTCGTAACTGTCGATGGTCGTGCAACCCATAGCATCGGCATGAACCTGACTCAACTGGCGGATTTCCTGATACAGGAACTGGGAGTGTATCAGGCAGTGAATTTTGATGGTGGTGGCTCAACAACCATGATTGTCAGGGGGCAAATAATGAACACACCTTCTGATGCCAGTGAAAGGACAGTGGCTAATTCCATACAGGTAGTTTCTTCTAATGAACCAGACAGTATCCTCCATGCAATCCAAATTCAGCCGGATTATTTTCGTCTTTTTCGCGGAAATGTAAGAGAACTAAAAACTACAGGTTGGAGCAAAAATTATGATTTACTACCATTAGATGTGGATTTGCTTGAATATTCTGTAGACCCAAACCTGGGTTCCATTGACGAAAACAACCGCTTTATCGCTGAAGGTGTTGCCGATAGTGGTTACCTGTATGTGAGTTATTTGTCTTTAAAAGATTCAGCCTATATCTATCTTAAATCTCTCGATTATATTGTGCTTAATCCGGATAATATCGTGACAGATAATACATATCCGGTACAATTAATTACGCGCGCTATTGATACAGATGGTATGATTCAGGATATCCCCATAAACGATTATACCTTTACATCCCTAAATCCGGAAATCGGGTCCGTGGATTCAGTCGGCGTTTTCAGGGGACTCGCCGAAGGGTTTTGCCAGGTTGTGGCGATCTATGGTTCCCTTTCGGATACCGTTACCATAGAGGTCCAGATCGGCTCCGGCCGGCATGTTTTGGATGACTTCTCATCAGTAAATAACTGGACACTGGACGGGCTGGTGATCAATAAAGAAAGTTGCCGGATCTCCTGGGATAACACACAAGGAACTTCTGAAGACGGGTGTATGAAAGTAGATTATGCCTTCACGGCCTCCAATACCGAACGGAGTTACCTGTATCTGAAAAAATCCATTCCCATTTATGCTGTCCCCAAAGCCATTGAGGCCGATTTTAGATCAGACGGCTATCGCCACCGCATTTATTTTGTCGTCAGCGATGACAACGGTGAATATTTCCGGACTTATGTACCCGGCGATCAAAAAGATTCAACCCAATTTGTCACCGTCCAGGGACTCACAGAAAATTTCGGTCCCCTCGAAGCAGGGTTTTCCTTCAATTATCCCATTCAATTTGAAGAAATCCATATCCGGCTCGGTATTAGTGAAGGAATCGGTGTAGTAAATGCCGGCTCACTTTACTTTGATGACCTGAGGATTTTGTATCCGGATTATGTCCACACAATTCCCCTCGATGAAAAAAATATACCCGAAGCTTTCACTTTGTCTCAAAATTATCCCAATCCCTTTAACCCCAACACCCATATTCACTACACACTTCCGGAAAAGGGACATGTCTCTTTGATCCTTTATGATATCCGGGGACATGAAATCGCCAGACTTATAGACAGTGAGCAAGGTGCCGGCAGTTACGACTATGAGCTGAATATCTCTGCTTTAAATAAATCACTATCGTCAGGTATTTATATTTATCGTTTGACCAGCGGGAGCCATCAGATATCACGAAAATTGCTCCTGCTTAAATAA
- a CDS encoding outer membrane lipoprotein-sorting protein has product MKKWTIAIILLLLSVSIVPAQDLTGPEILDKMMGVMNPEFSHAKMKQTIITTTGQTRTLEYESFSGQGGKNVIMRYLEPARVRGNAMMMTDFSDNIWMYNKRTNRVRKLASHARKQKFEGSDFTYEDMGSGDKWEEDYETVLKGTEKVEGTDCYVLEMTAKSDDETYQKLLCFVGQEDFCPRRIDYYEDPDILLKSLILSDIQIIRDIPTPMKMTMKNHLESSETTMEYTNVTYDVEYPESFFSEQNLVR; this is encoded by the coding sequence ATGAAAAAATGGACAATAGCGATCATTCTTTTACTCCTATCCGTATCCATTGTGCCCGCACAGGATCTGACAGGCCCTGAAATCCTGGACAAGATGATGGGGGTGATGAATCCGGAATTCTCCCATGCGAAAATGAAGCAAACTATTATCACAACAACAGGGCAGACCCGGACTCTGGAATATGAATCTTTCTCCGGCCAAGGTGGAAAGAATGTGATTATGCGCTATCTTGAACCGGCACGGGTCCGTGGAAATGCCATGATGATGACGGATTTTTCCGATAATATCTGGATGTATAACAAACGGACAAACCGGGTACGCAAACTGGCATCCCATGCCCGGAAGCAGAAATTTGAAGGCTCGGATTTCACCTATGAGGACATGGGCAGCGGAGATAAATGGGAAGAAGACTATGAGACCGTTCTGAAAGGGACAGAAAAAGTGGAAGGTACTGACTGCTATGTCCTTGAGATGACCGCCAAATCTGATGATGAAACCTACCAGAAACTCCTCTGTTTTGTGGGTCAGGAAGATTTCTGTCCCCGGCGCATCGATTATTATGAAGACCCTGATATCCTGCTGAAATCATTGATCCTCTCCGATATTCAAATCATCCGGGACATTCCCACACCCATGAAAATGACCATGAAAAACCACCTGGAATCCTCTGAAACTACCATGGAATACACCAATGTCACCTACGATGTGGAATATCCCGAATCCTTTTTCAGCGAACAGAATCTTGTAAGATAA
- the rpoE_2 gene encoding RNA polymerase sigma factor RpoE, translated as MRKKEQFETWLREYYDMIYSTVIRITGNEDDTLDCVQDVFVTAWKKMHTFRGESSPGTWLRRIAMNKAYNFVQRDQSGRWNEFEEGSFENLYETHEETLPDFKEEWLSFLSPLERSVITARMDGLSYKEIATLFSTTENSAKVSYHKGIQKLKKVLT; from the coding sequence ATGCGAAAAAAAGAACAATTTGAGACCTGGCTCAGGGAGTATTATGATATGATCTACAGCACCGTGATCCGAATTACAGGCAACGAAGATGACACGCTGGACTGTGTCCAGGACGTCTTTGTCACCGCCTGGAAAAAGATGCATACATTTCGCGGTGAATCCTCTCCCGGGACCTGGCTCAGACGGATTGCCATGAACAAAGCTTACAATTTTGTCCAACGGGATCAGTCCGGACGCTGGAATGAGTTTGAAGAGGGATCCTTTGAAAATCTTTACGAGACACATGAAGAAACACTTCCTGATTTCAAAGAGGAATGGCTCAGCTTTCTTTCTCCTCTGGAACGCAGTGTGATCACAGCCCGAATGGACGGGTTGTCATATAAAGAGATTGCAACCCTGTTTTCCACAACAGAAAACAGTGCCAAAGTTTCTTATCACAAAGGCATACAAAAATTAAAGAAGGTGCTGACATGA
- the nadC gene encoding carboxylating nicotinate-nucleotide diphosphorylase, giving the protein MMTDMFTNSSFLKSMIDDALAEDIQDGDITCKALDIHHTAEAHIVSKQQGVLCGISVALRVFQHLDSKLSVTCLKKDRDTLRSGEYVLTLKGSASSILSAERTALNFMGHLSGIATLTRAFVREISHTRCKILDTRKTTPLYRSLEKYAVSCGGGENHRKGLWDMILIKENHIRAVGDIDTALKRVVTWNQQNKSPVKIEIEVTNLEEFRKACNYPIDMIMLDHFTREDMKTAVKSCPESITLEASGNVTLKTVRSIAETGVHFISSGTLTHSAPQFDFSLLFDR; this is encoded by the coding sequence ATGATGACGGATATGTTCACGAATTCTTCTTTTCTGAAATCGATGATTGACGATGCGCTGGCGGAAGATATTCAGGATGGCGACATCACCTGTAAGGCACTGGATATTCATCATACAGCTGAAGCGCACATTGTGTCAAAACAGCAGGGTGTTTTATGCGGCATTTCCGTCGCCCTTCGGGTCTTTCAACATCTGGACTCCAAGCTTTCAGTGACTTGTTTAAAAAAGGATAGAGATACACTCCGCTCCGGAGAGTACGTTCTGACATTAAAGGGCTCTGCATCTTCCATTCTCTCCGCTGAACGAACTGCTTTAAATTTTATGGGACACTTGTCCGGCATTGCCACACTTACCCGGGCTTTTGTCCGGGAAATTTCACATACCCGGTGCAAAATTTTAGACACCCGAAAAACTACACCTTTATACCGCTCCCTGGAAAAATATGCCGTATCCTGCGGCGGAGGGGAAAACCACCGGAAGGGACTCTGGGATATGATCCTGATTAAGGAAAACCATATCCGGGCTGTAGGAGATATTGATACTGCGTTAAAAAGGGTGGTTACCTGGAATCAACAAAATAAATCCCCTGTAAAAATTGAAATTGAGGTCACAAACCTTGAGGAATTCCGGAAAGCCTGTAACTACCCCATCGATATGATCATGCTGGATCATTTTACACGTGAGGATATGAAGACAGCCGTAAAATCGTGTCCGGAATCTATCACCCTTGAAGCATCGGGGAATGTTACCTTAAAAACGGTCCGGTCTATTGCTGAAACTGGTGTCCACTTTATTTCATCGGGGACCCTCACACACTCGGCCCCGCAGTTTGATTTCAGTTTGTTGTTTGATAGATGA